Proteins from one Mesorhizobium sp. M9A.F.Ca.ET.002.03.1.2 genomic window:
- a CDS encoding prephenate/arogenate dehydrogenase family protein has protein sequence MTSPMFEKIALVGIGLIGSSLARVIRREGLARHVAISTRSEATLARASELDLGTSYTMDAKEAVRDADLVIVSVPVGASGEVAEEIAPALKQGAILTDVGSTKASVIAQIEPHVPDGVHFIPGHPLAGTEKSGPDAGFAELFENRWCIFTPLPGTDPAALEKLSEFWRRCGSNIDTMDPQHHDMTLAIVSHLPHIIAYNIVGTADDLQSVTKSEVIKYSASGFRDFTRLAASDPTMWRDVCLHNKDAILEMLARFSEDLASLQRAIRWGDGEKLFDLFTRTRAVRRSIIEAGQDIDVPDFGRQAVEHPAKG, from the coding sequence ATGACATCACCGATGTTCGAAAAGATCGCGCTTGTCGGCATTGGCCTGATCGGCTCGTCGCTGGCCCGCGTCATCCGCCGCGAAGGCCTTGCCCGCCACGTTGCCATCTCGACGCGCAGCGAAGCGACGCTGGCGCGGGCAAGCGAACTGGACCTCGGCACCTCCTACACGATGGATGCGAAAGAGGCGGTCCGCGATGCCGACCTGGTCATCGTCTCGGTGCCGGTCGGCGCTTCGGGCGAGGTCGCCGAGGAAATCGCACCGGCGCTGAAGCAGGGCGCCATCCTCACCGATGTCGGCTCGACCAAGGCGTCGGTCATTGCGCAGATTGAGCCGCATGTGCCTGATGGCGTGCATTTCATTCCCGGCCATCCGCTGGCCGGCACTGAAAAATCGGGTCCGGATGCCGGCTTTGCCGAGCTGTTCGAAAACCGCTGGTGCATCTTCACGCCATTGCCCGGCACCGATCCGGCGGCGCTGGAAAAGCTCTCGGAATTCTGGCGCCGCTGCGGCTCCAACATCGACACGATGGATCCCCAACATCACGACATGACGCTGGCCATCGTCTCGCATCTGCCGCACATCATCGCCTACAACATCGTCGGCACCGCCGACGATCTGCAGTCGGTGACCAAGTCCGAGGTCATCAAATATTCGGCCTCCGGCTTTCGTGACTTCACCCGCCTTGCCGCTTCCGACCCGACCATGTGGCGGGACGTCTGCCTGCACAACAAGGACGCCATCCTCGAAATGCTGGCGCGGTTCTCGGAAGATCTGGCCTCGCTGCAGCGGGCGATCCGCTGGGGCGACGGCGAAAAGCTGTTCGACCTGTTCACCCGCACCCGCGCCGTCCGCCGCTCGATCATCGAGGCCGGCCAGGACATCGACGTGCCGGATTTCGGCCGGCAGGCGGTCGAGCACCCGGCCAAGGGATAG
- the hisC gene encoding histidinol-phosphate transaminase: protein MNQASDQARPTPRAGIMDIEAYVPGKSTAPAGVAKVHKLSSNENPLGPSPKAIEAARDVAARLDVYPDGTARRLREAIAEVHGLNPANIICSNGSDEILGLLAQTYLAPGDEAVITEHGFMVYKIYIQSAGAVPVSVKETDERADVDAVLAAVTPRTRIIFLANPNNPTGTYLPFQEVRRLHAGLPRNVLLVLDAAYAEYVRRNDYEAGVELVAGAENVVMTRTFSKLGLGGARIGWMYAPMHIIDAINRVRGPFNVNATAIEAGIAAIRDRAHVERSVAHNETWLSWVSEELTRLGLRVTPSVGNFVLIHFPEDKKHSAEAADNYLSARGYILRRVSGYGFPNALRMSIGTEEANRGVVAALTTFLKS from the coding sequence ATGAACCAGGCATCGGATCAGGCACGTCCAACGCCCCGCGCGGGGATCATGGACATCGAGGCCTATGTGCCGGGCAAAAGCACGGCGCCGGCCGGTGTCGCCAAGGTCCACAAATTGTCGTCGAACGAAAACCCGCTCGGCCCCTCGCCGAAGGCGATAGAGGCCGCACGCGACGTCGCGGCAAGACTCGACGTATATCCCGACGGCACCGCCAGGCGCCTGCGCGAGGCGATCGCCGAGGTGCATGGCCTCAATCCGGCGAACATCATCTGTTCCAACGGTTCCGACGAAATTCTGGGCCTGCTTGCGCAGACCTATCTCGCGCCCGGCGATGAAGCTGTCATCACCGAGCACGGCTTCATGGTCTACAAGATCTACATCCAGTCGGCAGGTGCTGTCCCGGTGTCGGTCAAGGAAACCGACGAACGCGCCGACGTCGATGCGGTCCTCGCTGCTGTGACGCCGCGTACCAGGATCATTTTCCTTGCCAATCCCAACAACCCGACCGGCACCTATCTGCCGTTCCAGGAGGTGCGCCGCCTGCATGCCGGCCTGCCCCGAAACGTGCTTCTGGTGCTGGATGCCGCCTATGCCGAATATGTTCGCCGCAACGACTATGAAGCCGGCGTCGAACTTGTGGCCGGCGCGGAAAACGTGGTCATGACCCGCACCTTCTCCAAGCTCGGCCTTGGCGGCGCGCGGATCGGCTGGATGTACGCGCCGATGCATATCATTGACGCGATCAACCGGGTGCGGGGTCCCTTCAACGTCAACGCGACGGCGATCGAGGCCGGCATTGCCGCGATCCGCGACCGTGCCCATGTCGAGCGCAGCGTGGCGCATAACGAGACCTGGCTATCATGGGTGAGCGAGGAATTGACCAGGCTCGGGCTGCGGGTGACGCCGAGTGTCGGCAATTTCGTCCTCATCCACTTTCCCGAGGACAAAAAGCATTCGGCTGAAGCTGCGGACAATTACCTCTCCGCGCGCGGCTACATATTGCGGCGCGTTTCCGGCTACGGCTTCCCCAATGCACTGCGCATGAGCATCGGCACCGAAGAGGCCAATCGCGGCGTTGTCGCCGCCCTCACGACATTTTTGAAAAGCTGA
- a CDS encoding homoserine O-acetyltransferase, which translates to MVALRAKRTNNEADEPSSPVLRFGADKPLKLDAGTLLSPFQIAYKTYGTLNEARSNAILVCHALTGDQHVASTNPVTGKPGWWEVLIGPGRIIDTSRFFVICSNVIGGCLGSTGPASTNPATGKPYGLDLPIITIRDMVRAQLMLVDHFGIEKLFSVLGGSMGGMQVLQWASSYPERVFSALPIATGARHSSQNIAFHEVGRQAVMADPDWHGGKYFEHGKRPEKGLAVARMAAHITYLSEAALHRKFGRNLQDREALTFGFDADFQIESYLRHQGMTFVDRFDANSYLYMTRAMDYFDLAADHGGRLADAFAGNKTRFCLVSFTSDWLFPTEESRSVVHALNAAGASVSFVEIETDRGHDAFLLDEPELFAAINGFIASAARARGLSA; encoded by the coding sequence ATGGTCGCGCTGCGCGCTAAAAGAACCAACAACGAGGCCGACGAGCCGTCGAGCCCGGTGTTGCGTTTCGGTGCCGACAAGCCGCTCAAGCTCGACGCCGGCACGCTGCTGTCGCCGTTCCAGATCGCCTACAAGACCTACGGCACGCTCAACGAGGCCCGCTCCAACGCCATCCTCGTCTGCCATGCGCTGACCGGCGACCAGCATGTCGCCAGCACCAATCCAGTAACCGGCAAGCCTGGCTGGTGGGAAGTGCTGATCGGGCCCGGCAGGATCATCGACACCAGCCGCTTCTTCGTCATCTGTTCCAACGTCATCGGCGGCTGCCTCGGCTCCACCGGTCCCGCCTCGACCAATCCCGCCACCGGCAAGCCCTACGGGCTCGACCTGCCGATCATCACCATCCGCGACATGGTGCGGGCGCAGTTGATGCTGGTCGACCATTTCGGCATCGAAAAACTGTTCTCGGTGCTCGGCGGCTCGATGGGCGGCATGCAGGTGCTGCAATGGGCGTCGAGCTATCCGGAGCGCGTTTTCTCGGCGCTGCCGATCGCCACCGGCGCGCGCCATTCCTCGCAGAACATCGCCTTCCATGAGGTCGGCCGGCAAGCGGTGATGGCCGATCCGGACTGGCATGGCGGCAAATATTTCGAGCACGGCAAGCGCCCGGAAAAAGGGCTGGCGGTGGCGCGCATGGCCGCTCACATCACCTATCTGTCGGAGGCGGCCCTGCACCGGAAATTCGGCCGCAACCTGCAGGACCGTGAAGCGCTCACCTTCGGTTTCGACGCCGACTTCCAGATCGAGAGCTATCTGCGCCATCAGGGCATGACCTTCGTCGACCGCTTCGACGCCAACTCCTACCTCTACATGACCAGGGCGATGGACTATTTCGACCTCGCCGCCGACCATGGCGGCCGGCTGGCCGACGCCTTCGCCGGCAACAAGACCCGTTTTTGCCTGGTCTCCTTCACAAGCGACTGGCTGTTCCCGACCGAGGAGAGCCGCTCGGTCGTTCACGCACTGAACGCGGCCGGCGCCTCGGTGTCCTTCGTCGAGATCGAGACCGATCGCGGCCACGACGCCTTCCTGCTCGACGAGCCGGAGCTGTTTGCCGCCATCAACGGCTTCATCGCCTCGGCGGCGCGCGCCAGGGGGCTCAGCGCATGA
- the metW gene encoding methionine biosynthesis protein MetW — protein sequence MSVNHAQRVDLEVVADLIPAQSRVLDVGSGDGLLLELLQATKQVDGRGMELSQRGVNECVARGLSVIQGDADKDLEFYPDKGFDFVVLSQTLQATRNPKLVLDELLRIGKHAIVSFPNFGHWRVRLSLFLDGRMPVTKDLPYSWYDTPNIHFCTIRDFVNLCDELGATVEKATALDANGQKIGLSMPWWFWNFFGQQAVFLLRR from the coding sequence ATGAGTGTCAACCATGCCCAGCGCGTCGACCTCGAAGTCGTCGCCGACCTCATCCCGGCGCAGTCGCGGGTGCTGGACGTCGGCTCCGGTGACGGGCTGCTGCTCGAATTGCTGCAGGCAACGAAGCAGGTCGACGGCCGCGGGATGGAACTGTCGCAGCGCGGCGTCAACGAATGCGTGGCGCGCGGCCTGTCGGTCATCCAGGGCGACGCCGACAAGGACCTCGAATTCTATCCCGACAAGGGTTTTGATTTCGTCGTCCTGTCGCAGACCTTGCAGGCGACCCGCAACCCGAAGCTGGTGCTCGACGAATTGCTCAGGATCGGCAAGCACGCCATCGTCTCCTTCCCCAATTTCGGCCACTGGCGGGTGCGCCTCTCGCTGTTCCTCGACGGTCGGATGCCGGTGACCAAGGACCTGCCCTATTCCTGGTACGACACGCCCAACATCCATTTCTGCACCATCCGCGACTTCGTCAATCTCTGCGACGAGCTCGGCGCAACGGTGGAAAAGGCAACCGCGCTCGACGCCAATGGCCAGAAGATCGGCCTGTCGATGCCATGGTGGTTCTGGAATTTCTTTGGCCAGCAAGCGGTGTTCCTGCTGAGGCGTTAG
- a CDS encoding DUF1330 domain-containing protein yields the protein MTAYAVAHMRQVTPGPQIVKYLQKIDATLEPFGGRFIVHGSEVELVENTWPGHLVIIEFPDMRQARGWYRSPAYQEILPLRTENSQSDVFFVDGVRHPHKATDVLE from the coding sequence ATGACTGCCTATGCCGTCGCCCATATGCGCCAGGTCACGCCGGGGCCGCAAATCGTCAAATACCTGCAGAAGATCGATGCGACACTGGAGCCGTTTGGCGGTCGCTTCATTGTGCATGGTAGCGAGGTGGAGCTGGTTGAGAACACCTGGCCGGGGCACCTTGTCATCATCGAGTTTCCAGACATGCGGCAGGCGCGCGGATGGTACCGCTCGCCCGCCTATCAAGAGATATTGCCGCTGCGCACCGAGAATTCCCAGTCCGATGTGTTCTTCGTCGACGGCGTCAGGCATCCACACAAGGCCACCGACGTTCTTGAATAG
- a CDS encoding DUF1194 domain-containing protein, whose translation MDVELVLAVDISHSMDEREFALQRAGYVEALRHPDFIKAVRLGATGRIALAYFEWAGTVRDDAVIAWQVVDGAESADAFADKIEARPFRSFRGTSISGALAFGAELFDGTAFESERRVIDISGDGPNNIGMPVTTTRDAALANGIVINGLPILISPSPSFSHLDQYYAQCVTGGPGSFVLPVYAASEFVTAIRRKLVLEVSGVAGPWADPGPIRIEAAAPVDCLQGERDRRFFSDPYFPELDR comes from the coding sequence GTGGATGTCGAACTGGTGCTGGCGGTCGACATTTCGCACTCGATGGACGAAAGGGAATTCGCCCTGCAGCGCGCCGGTTACGTCGAGGCGCTGCGCCACCCCGACTTCATCAAGGCAGTGCGTTTGGGTGCGACCGGCCGCATTGCGCTCGCCTATTTCGAATGGGCGGGCACCGTCCGCGACGATGCGGTCATTGCCTGGCAGGTTGTCGACGGTGCAGAGAGCGCCGACGCTTTCGCCGACAAGATCGAGGCCCGCCCTTTCAGGAGCTTTCGCGGCACCTCGATTTCCGGTGCGCTCGCCTTCGGCGCGGAGCTTTTCGATGGAACCGCTTTTGAGAGCGAACGCCGCGTCATAGACATCTCTGGCGATGGCCCCAACAATATCGGGATGCCCGTCACCACGACGCGCGACGCCGCGTTGGCAAACGGCATCGTCATCAACGGCCTGCCGATCCTGATCAGCCCGTCGCCCAGCTTCAGCCATCTCGACCAATATTATGCCCAGTGCGTTACCGGCGGGCCCGGCTCCTTCGTGCTGCCGGTCTATGCCGCCTCCGAATTCGTGACCGCCATACGCCGCAAGCTGGTCCTCGAGGTCAGCGGTGTTGCCGGTCCTTGGGCCGATCCCGGGCCGATCCGGATCGAAGCGGCGGCACCGGTCGACTGTTTGCAAGGCGAGCGCGACCGTCGGTTTTTCTCCGATCCGTATTTCCCGGAGCTTGATCGCTAA
- a CDS encoding ABC transporter ATP-binding protein/permease, producing MADHPDDKANARPGAASVEASSLRDQLATIRLALTTSPARKTLLWMSIGIMAVIVATSIGQILLNRWNQPFYDAIARRDMQGFLHQLVVFAAIAGGLVVLNIGQTWLDQMIRLKLREALTLDLIDEWMRPSRAFRLANAGAIGVNPDQRMQQDSGHLSDLSTGLGIGLLQSLILLVSFVGVLWSLSSGFVFHIGGYSLAIPGYMVWAAILYAGTASWLSWLVGRPLIRFNNDRYTREAELRSSVVRVNENVDAIALAHGEADAKRRLELDLGTLLGAMRRIYSAQINLSWVTDTYGWITVVAPILVAAPVYFAGDISFGGLMMAVGAFNQVHSSLRWFINNIGGIADWRATLMRVADFRIALGETDVLHHTERRIAFGENPNGSLTFEALEVASPDGCTKLAEPHVEIRAGERIMITGEPRAGKTLLFRAIAGLWPWGSGRIGMPAGAVPAFVPRTPYFPLGTLREVLNHADGATTADDAEISAVLAEVGLERLSSSLDRSARWERELGEDEQRLLAFARLALRQPKWVIIDEALDTFDGATLRRVLSMLKARLAGAAILNIGRGQHNIEFFPRSLTIVKDVDRPALKPVRVKAGAIEPPPAIVPAYQEE from the coding sequence ATGGCTGATCATCCGGACGACAAGGCCAACGCACGGCCAGGTGCCGCGTCGGTCGAGGCCAGCAGCCTGCGCGATCAGCTGGCGACAATCCGGCTGGCGCTGACCACCTCGCCGGCTCGCAAGACGCTGCTGTGGATGTCGATAGGCATCATGGCCGTCATTGTGGCAACCTCGATCGGACAGATTCTGCTCAACCGTTGGAATCAGCCTTTCTATGACGCGATCGCACGCCGCGACATGCAGGGCTTCCTGCATCAGCTTGTTGTCTTTGCGGCAATAGCCGGCGGGCTTGTGGTGCTCAATATCGGCCAGACCTGGCTCGACCAGATGATCCGGCTGAAGCTGCGTGAGGCGCTGACGCTCGACCTGATCGACGAATGGATGCGGCCGAGCCGCGCCTTCCGGCTCGCCAACGCCGGCGCCATCGGCGTCAACCCCGACCAGCGCATGCAGCAGGATTCCGGGCATCTCTCCGATCTTTCCACCGGTCTCGGCATCGGCCTGCTGCAGTCGCTCATTCTGCTTGTTTCCTTCGTCGGCGTCTTGTGGTCGCTGTCTTCGGGCTTCGTTTTCCATATCGGCGGCTATTCTCTGGCCATTCCAGGCTACATGGTGTGGGCCGCGATCCTTTATGCCGGCACCGCCTCCTGGCTGAGCTGGCTGGTCGGACGGCCGCTCATCCGCTTCAACAACGACCGCTATACGCGTGAAGCGGAGCTGCGGTCCTCGGTGGTCCGCGTCAACGAGAATGTCGATGCCATCGCGCTTGCGCATGGCGAGGCTGACGCTAAGCGACGGCTTGAGCTCGACCTTGGCACCCTGCTCGGTGCCATGCGGCGCATCTACAGCGCCCAGATCAATCTCTCCTGGGTGACCGATACCTATGGCTGGATCACTGTCGTTGCGCCGATTCTGGTCGCGGCGCCGGTCTATTTCGCCGGCGATATCAGCTTCGGCGGGCTGATGATGGCGGTCGGGGCCTTCAACCAGGTCCACTCGTCGCTGCGCTGGTTCATCAACAATATCGGCGGCATCGCCGATTGGCGGGCCACGCTGATGCGGGTCGCCGACTTCCGCATTGCGCTTGGCGAAACCGACGTGCTTCACCACACAGAAAGGCGCATCGCGTTCGGCGAGAACCCAAACGGTAGCCTGACATTCGAGGCACTCGAGGTTGCGTCGCCGGATGGATGCACGAAACTCGCCGAGCCGCATGTCGAAATCCGCGCCGGCGAGCGCATCATGATCACGGGAGAGCCGCGCGCCGGCAAGACGCTGCTCTTTCGCGCCATTGCCGGTCTGTGGCCGTGGGGAAGCGGGCGTATCGGCATGCCGGCCGGAGCAGTGCCCGCCTTCGTTCCGCGCACTCCCTATTTCCCGCTCGGCACGCTGCGCGAGGTGCTCAACCATGCCGACGGCGCGACCACGGCGGACGATGCCGAGATCTCGGCGGTGCTTGCCGAGGTCGGTCTCGAGCGCCTGTCGTCCTCGCTCGACCGCTCCGCGCGCTGGGAGCGTGAACTGGGCGAAGACGAGCAACGCCTGCTCGCCTTTGCTCGGCTCGCCTTGCGACAGCCAAAATGGGTGATCATCGACGAGGCTCTGGATACGTTCGACGGTGCGACGCTGAGGCGGGTGCTGTCGATGCTGAAGGCGCGTCTTGCCGGCGCTGCGATCCTCAATATCGGCCGTGGCCAGCACAACATTGAATTCTTTCCGCGCTCATTGACGATCGTGAAAGACGTCGACCGGCCGGCCCTCAAGCCAGTCCGCGTCAAGGCCGGCGCGATCGAGCCACCCCCAGCCATCGTCCCAGCCTATCAAGAGGAATAG
- a CDS encoding class I SAM-dependent methyltransferase codes for MYSDIVDLRSFYSTTLGRLAERSITMALSSIWAVVPNERLVGLGYTLPWLERFGADAERVFAFMPATQGAVVWPATGPTATALVFDEELPLVDASIDRMLLVHSLEHAENPRETLNEIWRVLSPAGRVVIVVPNRRGVWARFEHTPFGSGRPFSRGQLTELLREANFTPAAWSDALFFPPSRRRFMMRFHNVLERAGRRFWPIFSGVIVVEAQKRLYQGVPVAQRASRRVFVPVLSPHGATRLSRTS; via the coding sequence ATGTATTCCGATATCGTCGATCTCCGTTCCTTCTATTCGACCACGCTCGGGCGATTGGCCGAACGCTCGATCACCATGGCGTTGTCCTCGATATGGGCTGTCGTGCCCAATGAGCGGCTGGTCGGCCTCGGTTACACCTTGCCGTGGCTGGAGCGGTTCGGCGCAGACGCGGAGCGCGTCTTTGCCTTCATGCCGGCGACGCAAGGCGCGGTGGTCTGGCCGGCCACGGGGCCGACCGCGACCGCGCTGGTCTTCGACGAGGAATTGCCGCTGGTCGATGCCTCCATCGACCGCATGCTGCTCGTCCATTCGCTCGAACATGCCGAGAACCCGCGCGAGACGCTAAACGAAATCTGGCGGGTGCTGTCGCCCGCCGGCCGCGTCGTCATCGTCGTGCCCAACCGGCGCGGTGTCTGGGCCCGTTTCGAGCATACGCCTTTCGGCAGCGGCCGACCGTTCTCGCGCGGCCAGCTCACCGAACTGCTGCGCGAAGCAAACTTCACGCCCGCGGCCTGGTCCGATGCCCTGTTCTTCCCGCCATCGCGGCGACGCTTCATGATGCGGTTCCACAATGTGCTGGAGCGCGCCGGCCGCAGGTTCTGGCCGATCTTTTCCGGCGTCATCGTGGTCGAGGCGCAGAAGCGGCTCTATCAGGGCGTGCCGGTCGCCCAGCGCGCCTCCCGCCGCGTCTTCGTGCCGGTGCTCTCGCCGCATGGCGCCACGAGACTCAGTCGGACGTCTTAA
- the gloB gene encoding hydroxyacylglutathione hydrolase: MPVEIEQFMCRSDNFGVLVHDPKSGQTAIIDAPEEAPILAAIERTGWTPTMILTTHHHVDHVEANLALKERFKLRIVGPEAEKAKIPGIDETVEQGSVIHLGDERIDVIATPGHTAGHVSYHLPTSKVAFTADTLFALGCGRLFECKPPVMYDSLKKLAALPAETVVYCGHEYTLANARFALTVDPTNSALKERAAKIEALRADGKPTLPTTIGEELSTNPFLRWHDPAIRKHLGMEKASDAEVFAEIRKRKDNF; this comes from the coding sequence ATGCCGGTTGAAATCGAACAATTCATGTGCCGCAGCGACAATTTCGGCGTGCTGGTGCATGACCCGAAGAGCGGCCAGACCGCGATCATCGACGCGCCCGAGGAGGCGCCGATCCTGGCCGCGATCGAGCGTACCGGCTGGACGCCGACCATGATCCTGACCACCCATCACCATGTCGACCATGTCGAGGCCAATCTGGCGCTGAAGGAACGCTTCAAGCTGCGCATCGTCGGACCGGAGGCGGAAAAGGCGAAGATCCCCGGCATCGACGAAACCGTCGAGCAAGGTTCGGTCATCCACCTCGGCGACGAGAGGATCGACGTGATCGCCACGCCCGGCCACACGGCAGGCCATGTCTCCTATCATCTGCCGACGTCGAAAGTGGCGTTCACCGCCGATACGCTGTTTGCGCTCGGCTGCGGCCGGCTGTTCGAATGCAAGCCGCCGGTGATGTACGATTCGTTGAAAAAGCTCGCCGCACTTCCGGCCGAGACGGTCGTCTATTGCGGCCATGAATACACGCTCGCCAACGCCCGCTTCGCGCTGACCGTCGACCCGACCAATTCGGCGTTGAAGGAGCGCGCCGCGAAAATCGAGGCGCTGCGTGCCGATGGCAAGCCGACGCTGCCGACCACGATCGGCGAGGAACTGTCGACCAATCCGTTCCTGCGCTGGCACGATCCGGCAATCCGCAAGCATCTCGGCATGGAGAAAGCCTCCGACGCCGAAGTGTTCGCCGAGATCCGCAAGCGCAAGGACAATTTCTGA
- a CDS encoding cupin domain-containing protein, with amino-acid sequence MTSSAEIIATLGLKPHPEGGWYAETFRDGAEGARGHSTAIYFLLEQEQLSAWHRVKDAAEVWHFYAGAPLALSMHQEGGPVIEQVLGTALAAGERPQIVVPAGWWQSARSLGEWTLVGCTVAPGFDFAAFELAAPGWSPNPAGSPA; translated from the coding sequence ATGACCAGTTCCGCCGAAATCATCGCCACGCTCGGCCTGAAACCGCATCCGGAAGGCGGCTGGTATGCCGAGACCTTCCGCGATGGCGCGGAGGGTGCGCGCGGCCATTCGACCGCGATCTATTTCCTTTTGGAGCAGGAGCAATTGTCGGCCTGGCACCGCGTCAAGGACGCGGCCGAGGTCTGGCATTTCTATGCCGGCGCCCCGCTGGCGCTGTCGATGCATCAGGAAGGCGGGCCGGTGATCGAGCAAGTGCTCGGCACGGCACTGGCCGCCGGCGAGCGGCCGCAGATCGTCGTGCCGGCAGGCTGGTGGCAGTCGGCACGCAGCCTGGGCGAGTGGACGCTGGTCGGCTGCACCGTGGCACCGGGCTTCGATTTCGCGGCCTTCGAGCTGGCCGCACCGGGCTGGAGCCCTAACCCAGCAGGAAGCCCAGCGTGA
- a CDS encoding lysoplasmalogenase family protein has protein sequence MPFPGGIDANANATLLFSLVAAVIYAFTLDMPPSLARLAVKTLAVALLAVLVLLQGGPGLLVAALALSAIGDALLSRDGEKAFLGALASFLVAHVLYVALFLRSGDGVGLLSAEPWRGAIAVAMVVFAFAMLFALGRRVGPALRLPVGVYIVAILAMGISALTLNSLWVIGGAVLFMASDGLLAAEKFLLPAISLHRVWMRYAVWMLYYAAQLAITLGFLLG, from the coding sequence ATGCCATTTCCCGGCGGCATCGACGCCAACGCCAATGCGACGCTGCTGTTTTCGCTGGTGGCGGCGGTGATCTACGCCTTCACCCTCGATATGCCACCGAGCCTCGCACGCTTGGCGGTCAAGACACTGGCCGTGGCATTGCTTGCCGTGCTGGTCCTGCTGCAGGGCGGTCCTGGGCTGCTCGTCGCGGCGCTGGCGCTCAGCGCCATCGGTGATGCCTTGCTGTCGCGCGACGGCGAAAAGGCCTTTCTCGGCGCGCTGGCCAGCTTTCTCGTTGCGCATGTGCTGTATGTCGCGCTGTTCCTGCGCTCCGGCGATGGGGTCGGGCTGCTGTCGGCCGAACCGTGGCGCGGGGCGATTGCCGTGGCGATGGTTGTCTTCGCGTTCGCTATGCTTTTTGCACTCGGGCGCCGTGTCGGCCCCGCCTTACGGCTTCCGGTCGGCGTCTATATCGTGGCAATCCTCGCCATGGGCATTTCCGCGCTCACCCTGAACAGCCTTTGGGTTATTGGCGGTGCGGTTTTGTTCATGGCATCCGACGGCCTGCTGGCCGCGGAAAAGTTCCTGCTGCCCGCCATCTCGCTGCACCGCGTCTGGATGCGCTACGCGGTCTGGATGCTGTATTACGCCGCCCAGTTGGCAATCACGCTGGGCTTCCTGCTGGGTTAG
- a CDS encoding EamA family transporter, translating into MGRATLIGFSAIAMWALLALLTDASGAVPPFLLSAITFTIGTGVGLVARLFMPAADRSEKVPRQVWVIGIAGLFGYHFFYFTALRNAPAVEASLIAYLWPLLIVLGSALMPGERLAWNHVAGALLGLAGTFLIVTKGGGLAFDARYAFGYAMAGVCAVLWSSYSLLSRRFPSVPTSIVTWFCAATAALSLICHLVLEETVLPDGAGQWLAVLGLGLMPVGAAFYAWDIGVKRGNIQVLGAASYAAPLLSTLVLIAAGFAEPSLRILAACVLITGGAALAAKSLLLRKQATSEAGA; encoded by the coding sequence ATGGGGCGCGCAACACTGATCGGCTTCTCGGCGATCGCCATGTGGGCGCTGCTGGCGCTGCTTACGGATGCTTCGGGTGCGGTGCCGCCGTTCCTGCTTTCGGCGATCACCTTCACGATCGGCACCGGCGTCGGGCTCGTCGCGCGGCTGTTCATGCCGGCCGCCGACAGGAGCGAGAAGGTACCGCGCCAAGTGTGGGTGATCGGCATTGCCGGCCTGTTCGGCTACCACTTCTTCTACTTCACCGCGCTGCGCAATGCGCCGGCGGTGGAGGCGAGCCTCATCGCTTATCTGTGGCCGCTGCTGATCGTGCTCGGATCGGCGCTGATGCCGGGCGAGCGGCTGGCCTGGAACCATGTCGCCGGAGCACTGCTCGGCCTCGCCGGCACTTTCCTGATCGTCACCAAGGGCGGCGGGCTAGCCTTCGACGCGCGCTACGCCTTCGGCTATGCGATGGCCGGCGTCTGCGCGGTGCTGTGGTCGTCCTATTCGCTGCTGTCACGGCGCTTCCCGTCGGTGCCGACCAGCATCGTCACCTGGTTTTGTGCTGCTACGGCCGCGCTTTCGCTTATCTGCCATCTCGTGCTGGAAGAGACGGTGCTGCCTGACGGCGCCGGCCAGTGGCTGGCCGTGCTCGGCCTCGGGCTGATGCCGGTGGGCGCGGCCTTCTACGCCTGGGACATCGGCGTCAAGCGCGGCAACATACAGGTGCTGGGCGCGGCGAGCTATGCCGCGCCGCTGCTGTCGACGCTGGTGCTGATTGCCGCCGGCTTCGCCGAGCCGTCCTTGCGCATCCTCGCCGCCTGCGTGCTGATCACCGGCGGGGCAGCCCTTGCGGCGAAATCGCTGTTGTTGCGCAAGCAGGCAACGAGCGAGGCAGGGGCGTGA